Below is a genomic region from Rhodothermales bacterium.
GATCCTGGGTAATCGCCTCCTCGGCATCCTGTTCGAGCAAGAATATCAGCGGGTGTCGGAAAGCCCCGACCCCGAACAGAATATCGCAGATCTCGACGGTTTCTTTTCGCAGTTGCCCCCTGGCATACAGCTGCACCTTGAATTACGCTCGCCGCACTTCCTGTCCGCATCCTATTTTGCATGGCTCGAGTCGCGTGGGCTCGGATTTGTCTTCAGTCATTGGACGTGGCTACCGTCGCTCCGCGACCAGTGGCGTCTTTGCGGTGAACGGTTTACAGCACGTGATGGTCAGGTCGTGGCGCGCCTGCTGACACCGCTCGGGATGCCTTACGCAACAGCTTACGCGCAGGCGCATCCATTCGACCAGCCGCTGCCTGCAATCGCCGACAGCGAAGCCGGCCGAGCCATGGTGCTGGATACCACGGCGCTGGCGTATCAGGCGTTCGGCGCCAACCGTGTTCTCAATATCATCGTCAATAACCGGGCCTGGGGAAACGCGCCGGCACTCGCCCGGGCCATCGCACATCGTATTGTCGACGAAGAAGCCCGCCGGTCCGGCTGATTCATCTTCTCCTTCTCCTTCTTCTCTCTTCCTCCATGTCCGTCATCCGTACCCTCCAGTTGACTCGCTACTTCGGGGAAAAGGCGGCCGTCAAGGATCTGTCCATCACAATCGAACGGGGGGAGATTTTCGGGTTGCTCGGGCACAATGGCGCCGGTAAAACGACCTCGATCCGCTTGCTGACGGGCATCCTCAGCGGGCACGGCGGTACGATGGAAGTTCTGGGATTGTCTCCTGAAAAAGATGGGCCGGCGATCCGCGCGCGGACGGGCGTCTTACCCGAAACCCATGCGCTCGATGAACGGATGACGGCCTTCGACACGCTGCGTCTTCACGGGCTCACGTTCGGCTGGGCGCCCCGCGCGATTCCGGCGCGGATCGAGGAAGTCCTGGCGGCGTTCGATCTTTCCGAACAAACCCATCAGCGGATCCGCCGGCTCAGCAAGGGCATGAAACAACGCCTCGCCCTGGCTCGCACTCTCTTCCATCGCCCCGAACTTATCTTCCTCGACGAGCCGACCTCCGCGCTCGACCCGGTGGCCCGTCAGTCCGTGCATACGTTCTTGACAGGCGTCGTCCAGTCCGAGGGCGCCACCGCGGTCGTGTGTACGCATAATCTGAATGAGGCACAGGCGATCTGCGACCGGGTGGGTGTGCTGGAGAATGGCCGGCTCATCGCCCTCGGGACACCGGCGGAGTTGATTGCCGGACTCTCCGAACAGGCCACCCGCGCCGACCATCCGGTGCTGTTCGAGGTGCCGCCCGAGGAAATGGACCGGGCGTGCGAGGTCCTCAAACAGGCTCATTCCCGGATCCATGTCGAAAAAAACAGCCACAGCCTGCGGGTCCACGGCGTGGGCCGCGCCCAGGTGCCCGATGTCGTCGAGTGCCTCGTCCAGCATCATATCCGGATCTACGCCATCAACGTCCCTCCCGTGTCCCTGACGGATGTCTACATGGCGCTTCACTCGCCCCGAAACGCAGGGCAATAAGTCTCATCTACCATGCATTTCTCCGCCGTCTTCGCCCTCGTGCGTCGGGATCTCAAGATCGTTTCGCAGAGTCGCGGGGTGTTGCTCCCCATGCTTGTCGTACCCGTCCTTTCGCTGGTGCTTCTGCCGGTGCTGGCAGTCGTAGCACCCAGCCTGGGCGACTCCGAGCAGGCCACCGTGCTGGCGCTGTCGCGGATCGTCGACTGGATGTCGGTCGGCCTGCAGGACCAGCTGGCCGGCTACACGGATCTGCAGAAATGGGTCGTGCTGGTACTCGTGTACTTCCTGGCGCCGCTCTACCTCATCGTCCCGCTCATGGTGGCGAGCGTCGTCGCGGCGGACAGCTTCGCCGGCGAAAAGGAGCGCAAAACGCTGGAGGCGCTGCTATACACCCCGACGACGGATGCCGAGCTATTTTTTGGCAAGGTGCTGGCCGCGTGGCTGCCGGCGATGGCGGTGTCGCTCGGCAGTTTCTTGCTGTACGCCACCGTCGCGAACTGGGTAGCGTGGCCCGTCCTCAATCGCCTGTTATTCCCGAACGCGATCTGGCTGATCCTGGTCTTCTGGGTCGCGCCGGCCGTCGCCGCGATGGGGCTGAGCGTGACGGTACTCATCTCCAGCCGGGTCCAAAGCTTTCAGGAGGCGTTCCAGCTGGGCGGCTTCGTGGTCCTGCCGATCGTTGTGTTGCTGGTGGGCCAAGTGTCCGGGGTGATGTACTTCAGCAAGGGCATGGTGGCGCTGCTTGGGC
It encodes:
- a CDS encoding DUF72 domain-containing protein, producing MSVSNAWQRERIEVYDFRALYPNLRFGTASDRYAGWIGQIYPDTYTSRLSSRTKKLDGRSFAERTLPVESVVDYFDHFEVLELDFTFYRPLREADGGPSNNYFVLQQYADHAPEGARFFLKAPQLYTARTLRGQSGGAVSYSANTQFLHAGEFQTRFLEPATEILGNRLLGILFEQEYQRVSESPDPEQNIADLDGFFSQLPPGIQLHLELRSPHFLSASYFAWLESRGLGFVFSHWTWLPSLRDQWRLCGERFTARDGQVVARLLTPLGMPYATAYAQAHPFDQPLPAIADSEAGRAMVLDTTALAYQAFGANRVLNIIVNNRAWGNAPALARAIAHRIVDEEARRSG
- a CDS encoding ABC transporter ATP-binding protein, producing MSVIRTLQLTRYFGEKAAVKDLSITIERGEIFGLLGHNGAGKTTSIRLLTGILSGHGGTMEVLGLSPEKDGPAIRARTGVLPETHALDERMTAFDTLRLHGLTFGWAPRAIPARIEEVLAAFDLSEQTHQRIRRLSKGMKQRLALARTLFHRPELIFLDEPTSALDPVARQSVHTFLTGVVQSEGATAVVCTHNLNEAQAICDRVGVLENGRLIALGTPAELIAGLSEQATRADHPVLFEVPPEEMDRACEVLKQAHSRIHVEKNSHSLRVHGVGRAQVPDVVECLVQHHIRIYAINVPPVSLTDVYMALHSPRNAGQ
- a CDS encoding ABC transporter permease subunit, whose translation is MHFSAVFALVRRDLKIVSQSRGVLLPMLVVPVLSLVLLPVLAVVAPSLGDSEQATVLALSRIVDWMSVGLQDQLAGYTDLQKWVVLVLVYFLAPLYLIVPLMVASVVAADSFAGEKERKTLEALLYTPTTDAELFFGKVLAAWLPAMAVSLGSFLLYATVANWVAWPVLNRLLFPNAIWLILVFWVAPAVAAMGLSVTVLISSRVQSFQEAFQLGGFVVLPIVVLLVGQVSGVMYFSKGMVALLGLGFWLIDAALLVIGARIFRRENLLTGDPG